The following are encoded together in the Acinetobacter radioresistens DSM 6976 = NBRC 102413 = CIP 103788 genome:
- the pncB gene encoding nicotinate phosphoribosyltransferase, producing MSAIIHSLLDTDLYKFTMLQVVLHKFPQTDSVYHFRCRNLEDTVYPLSDILDELNQQLDYLCQLTFKEDELQYLRNLRFIKSDFVDYLELFQLKRRFIKASIDAEGRLDVWIEGPMVQAMMFEIFVLALVNELYFRRIRSEEVLAEGERRLQAKLELIKSYERGQQPNDPPFLVSDFGTRRRYSFEWQKHVIEEFHKASPSVFRGTSNVLLAKELGITPIGTMAHEFLQAFQALDVRLRNFQKAALETWVQEYRGDLGIALTDVVGMDAFLRDFDLYFAKLFDGLRHDSGDPYEWGDKAYKHYRKLKIDSRTKMLTFSDGLNLEKAWKLHQYFKDRFQVSFGIGTNLTNDMGQTPLNIVLKLVECNGQSVAKISDSPGKTMTDNDTFLAYLRQVFEIQEPEI from the coding sequence ATGTCTGCAATTATTCACTCCCTTCTTGATACTGACTTATATAAATTCACCATGCTACAGGTGGTATTACATAAGTTTCCGCAAACTGACAGTGTCTATCATTTTCGTTGCCGGAATCTGGAAGATACTGTATATCCTTTGTCAGATATCCTGGATGAGCTCAATCAGCAACTAGATTATTTATGCCAGCTCACATTTAAAGAAGATGAGTTACAGTACCTGCGCAATCTGCGTTTTATCAAGAGTGATTTTGTCGACTATCTGGAACTGTTTCAGCTCAAGCGTCGTTTTATTAAAGCCAGTATAGATGCAGAAGGCCGACTGGATGTCTGGATTGAAGGCCCAATGGTTCAGGCCATGATGTTTGAAATCTTTGTACTGGCACTGGTTAACGAACTATATTTTCGCCGTATTCGCAGTGAAGAAGTATTGGCTGAAGGTGAACGACGTTTGCAGGCCAAGCTGGAACTGATCAAGAGTTATGAGCGTGGACAGCAGCCAAATGATCCTCCTTTTCTGGTGTCAGACTTTGGTACACGCCGTCGCTACAGTTTTGAATGGCAAAAGCATGTAATTGAAGAGTTCCATAAGGCCAGTCCAAGTGTTTTCCGTGGTACCAGTAATGTCTTATTAGCAAAAGAGCTGGGTATTACTCCTATCGGTACAATGGCACATGAATTCTTGCAGGCTTTTCAGGCACTGGATGTACGGCTGCGCAATTTTCAGAAAGCTGCACTGGAAACCTGGGTACAGGAGTATCGTGGTGATCTGGGCATTGCCTTAACTGATGTTGTGGGTATGGATGCCTTCCTGCGTGATTTTGACCTGTATTTTGCCAAACTGTTTGATGGTCTGCGGCATGATAGTGGCGACCCTTATGAATGGGGTGACAAAGCCTATAAGCATTACCGCAAGCTAAAAATTGACAGCCGGACTAAAATGCTGACCTTTAGCGATGGCCTCAATCTGGAAAAAGCATGGAAACTTCATCAGTACTTTAAAGACCGCTTTCAGGTCAGTTTCGGTATTGGAACCAATTTGACTAATGATATGGGCCAAACACCCTTAAATATTGTCTTAAAACTGGTGGAATGCAATGGACAATCGGTTGCCAAAATTTCAGACAGTCCGGGTAAAACCATGACCGATAACGATACCTTCCTGGCCTATTTACGACAGGTTTTTGAGATTCAGGAACCTGAAATTTAA
- a CDS encoding ankyrin repeat domain-containing protein, whose amino-acid sequence MAEVAESPVQDSKLPAQQELVDLFFAAAKTGNKEVIDEFLKYGFPVDSRNHAGFTPLMMATYYGQQNIVSTLLASGADRCARDNKGNTALMGAIFKMEWAIARQLRKVDCDMNTQQTGQKTVAEFAKVIGQEQALKELSNE is encoded by the coding sequence ATGGCCGAAGTAGCTGAGTCTCCTGTGCAAGACAGTAAGCTGCCAGCCCAGCAGGAACTGGTTGATCTTTTCTTCGCTGCTGCAAAAACAGGAAATAAAGAAGTAATTGATGAATTCCTAAAATATGGATTTCCGGTCGATAGCAGAAATCATGCAGGTTTTACTCCCTTGATGATGGCAACTTACTATGGCCAGCAAAATATTGTCAGCACATTATTGGCATCCGGGGCTGACCGCTGTGCCAGAGACAATAAAGGTAATACAGCCTTGATGGGTGCTATTTTTAAAATGGAATGGGCAATTGCCAGACAGCTGCGTAAGGTCGACTGTGATATGAATACACAGCAGACCGGACAAAAAACTGTAGCAGAATTTGCTAAAGTGATTGGACAGGAACAGGCTCTTAAAGAGCTATCGAACGAATAA
- a CDS encoding catalase, with the protein MFKRSLLAAMLGVTMSASYAAPLTKDNGAPVGDNQNSITAGENGSTLLQDVQLIQKLQRFGRERIPERVVHARGTGAYGEFIATKDLSDLTVASLFKAGIKTPVFLRFSTVIHPKGSPETLRDPHGFGLKFYTQEGNWDLVGNNLPVFFIRDAIKFPDFIHAMKPSPVTNVQDPNRVFDFLQSQPWAVNMLTYVYSNLGTPVSYRNLDGFGVHAFKLYNAKGEYKYVKFNFRTQQGLKGMNMEQTREMQGKDFNHLTNDLYNNIYAGNYPKWDLYIQVLDPKDLNKFDFNPLDATKIWPTHLIPEVKVGTLTLNRMPKNFFNETEQSAFAPGNLVPGIEPSEDRLLQGRIFSYSDTQMYRLGANHQQIPVNRPLVKVNNNNQEGFMNVSERDSDVNYEPSRKEPKPSTTHAKAVMTPLEGSVLQQAIKKEQSFKQAGELYRSYSAVEKNDLIRNLAADLGAVKDTETKHIMLSYFYKADAEYGTRLTQAVKGNLATVKAKAEQLQD; encoded by the coding sequence ATGTTTAAGCGTTCATTACTGGCCGCCATGCTGGGTGTTACCATGTCAGCAAGTTACGCAGCGCCTTTGACCAAAGACAATGGAGCACCTGTAGGGGATAACCAGAATTCAATCACTGCCGGCGAGAATGGCTCAACTTTGCTTCAGGATGTACAGCTGATTCAAAAATTGCAGCGTTTTGGTCGTGAGCGTATTCCTGAGCGTGTAGTACACGCACGTGGTACAGGAGCATATGGCGAGTTTATTGCGACAAAAGACTTATCGGACTTAACGGTTGCATCACTATTTAAAGCAGGAATCAAAACACCGGTTTTCTTGCGTTTCTCTACCGTAATCCATCCTAAAGGTTCACCAGAGACATTACGTGATCCGCACGGTTTTGGCCTGAAGTTTTACACTCAGGAGGGCAACTGGGACCTGGTCGGCAACAACCTGCCTGTATTTTTTATTCGCGATGCTATTAAATTTCCCGACTTTATTCATGCCATGAAGCCAAGCCCGGTGACAAATGTTCAGGATCCAAACCGTGTGTTTGACTTCCTGCAAAGTCAGCCTTGGGCTGTAAATATGCTGACCTACGTGTATTCTAACCTCGGTACTCCAGTCAGCTACCGTAACCTGGATGGCTTCGGTGTGCATGCTTTCAAACTGTACAATGCTAAAGGCGAGTATAAGTATGTGAAATTCAATTTCCGTACTCAACAGGGGCTTAAAGGCATGAACATGGAACAGACTCGTGAGATGCAAGGTAAGGACTTTAATCATCTGACCAATGACCTGTACAACAATATTTATGCCGGAAACTATCCAAAATGGGATTTATATATTCAGGTACTTGACCCGAAAGATCTGAACAAATTCGACTTTAATCCACTGGATGCTACTAAAATCTGGCCCACTCACCTGATTCCAGAAGTTAAAGTAGGTACTTTGACGCTAAACCGTATGCCGAAGAATTTCTTTAATGAAACTGAACAGTCGGCATTTGCACCAGGTAATCTGGTTCCAGGCATTGAGCCTTCTGAGGACCGTCTGCTACAGGGCCGTATCTTCTCTTATTCAGATACCCAGATGTACCGTTTAGGTGCAAACCATCAGCAGATTCCAGTAAACCGTCCTCTGGTCAAAGTCAATAACAATAACCAGGAAGGCTTCATGAATGTATCTGAACGTGATTCAGATGTGAACTATGAACCAAGCCGCAAGGAACCTAAACCTTCAACCACACATGCCAAAGCAGTCATGACACCACTTGAAGGAAGTGTATTACAGCAGGCAATCAAGAAAGAGCAATCATTCAAACAGGCCGGTGAACTCTATCGCTCCTATTCAGCGGTTGAAAAAAATGACCTGATCCGTAACTTGGCAGCTGATTTGGGTGCAGTAAAAGATACCGAAACCAAACACATCATGCTGTCCTACTTTTATAAGGCAGATGCAGAGTATGGTACACGGCTGACCCAGGCGGTAAAAGGTAACCTGGCTACTGTTAAGGCAAAAGCAGAGCAACTGCAAGACTAA
- the dtd gene encoding D-aminoacyl-tRNA deacylase codes for MRALLQRVLEAKVIVEGKTTGEIGHGILVFLGLGKEDTLDTGKKLIDKILKYRFFDDEQGKMGWNVSQVGGGILLVSQFTLMAQTQKGLRPDFGPAMPPSEAKVLYEDLVAYTKSQFENVQTGIFAADMKVHLVNDGPVTFNLEIE; via the coding sequence ATGCGGGCATTATTACAGCGTGTACTTGAGGCCAAAGTCATAGTGGAAGGCAAAACTACCGGTGAAATTGGTCATGGGATTCTGGTATTTTTAGGATTAGGGAAAGAAGACACGCTGGATACGGGTAAGAAATTAATCGATAAAATTTTAAAATATCGGTTTTTTGATGATGAGCAGGGAAAAATGGGTTGGAATGTCAGTCAGGTAGGGGGTGGTATTTTACTGGTTTCCCAGTTTACCCTGATGGCTCAAACCCAAAAAGGGTTACGTCCGGACTTTGGACCAGCGATGCCACCGAGTGAAGCTAAAGTACTTTATGAAGACCTGGTTGCCTACACGAAGTCTCAATTTGAGAATGTACAAACCGGTATTTTTGCAGCAGATATGAAAGTCCATCTGGTAAATGATGGCCCGGTTACCTTCAATCTTGAAATAGAGTAA
- a CDS encoding SCP2 sterol-binding domain-containing protein, whose translation MKLSSIPVVHLPLVDLSTDPLDLLLMGLALRMKQLARTSPKFIELTHDRQFRIQIGTEQGMARQFVINHGQVETVSGSAEKADFILQFADSEQGVKTLLKGDPTAFMTGMQNGSIKMEGDFGLLVWFNQVAKLLPPKLPKPVKEKIKMARQFLKEKTGK comes from the coding sequence ATGAAACTCTCTTCAATTCCTGTTGTTCACTTGCCTCTGGTTGACCTGAGTACTGATCCTCTCGATTTACTCCTGATGGGATTAGCTCTACGTATGAAGCAATTGGCCCGTACCAGTCCAAAGTTTATTGAACTGACCCATGATCGCCAGTTCCGTATCCAGATTGGGACAGAACAGGGGATGGCACGTCAGTTTGTCATTAATCATGGGCAAGTAGAAACTGTATCTGGTTCTGCTGAAAAAGCTGACTTTATTTTACAGTTTGCAGATAGTGAGCAGGGGGTGAAGACGCTGCTTAAAGGTGATCCAACTGCTTTTATGACAGGGATGCAAAATGGCAGTATTAAAATGGAAGGTGATTTTGGTTTACTGGTCTGGTTTAACCAGGTAGCAAAACTGCTTCCACCTAAACTGCCAAAGCCGGTTAAAGAAAAAATTAAAATGGCTCGCCAGTTTTTAAAGGAAAAAACGGGTAAATAG
- the aciT gene encoding ciprofloxacin tolerance protein AciT, whose amino-acid sequence MWTANYATIMGFGLIVAALVAVFFSPYRRWLSFMLAGMVFWGLLEMVRFGIQSVFIIPLTYSYLCALSLAMLAITMLLLREDHRAQKALAKRQYIEHTPVYEDDQQQCSSR is encoded by the coding sequence ATGTGGACAGCGAATTATGCAACCATCATGGGATTTGGTTTAATTGTTGCTGCACTTGTTGCTGTTTTCTTTTCGCCTTACCGTCGTTGGCTGAGTTTTATGCTTGCCGGTATGGTATTCTGGGGTCTACTGGAAATGGTACGTTTTGGTATTCAATCAGTTTTTATTATTCCACTCACTTACAGTTATTTATGTGCACTCAGCCTGGCCATGCTGGCGATTACCATGCTCTTGCTGCGTGAAGACCACCGTGCACAAAAAGCCTTGGCTAAACGCCAGTACATTGAGCATACTCCAGTTTATGAAGACGACCAGCAACAGTGTTCAAGTCGCTAA
- the serB gene encoding phosphoserine phosphatase SerB has protein sequence MREIILISFLGPDQPNQFTRLMQVLSVHSLQILDVGQAVIHNQLTLGIVVASNDQTATALAMKEILILAHDIGLTVRFKPISSTEYEQWVNEGGRTRYIVTALAPELSASHLQAVTNIVSGQGFNIETVTRLSGRPHLNHEQVEPKRSCIQFGLSGQMLDAAAMRAACLRLSTELNVDVAVQEDNAYRRNRRLVCFDMDSTLIEQEVIDELAIEAGVGAQVAEITERAMQGELDFQQSFRARVALLKGLDAEVLPKIAERLTVTEGAERLISTLKALGYKTAILSGGFQYFAEYLQAKLGIDEVHANILDVENGRVTGEVKGHIVDGARKAFLLRELAEKMGISLEQAIAVGDGANDLPMLSIAGLGVAFRAKPLVRQNANQAISSVGLDGVLYLLGVHDKDLNRA, from the coding sequence ATGCGAGAAATCATTCTTATATCATTTTTAGGACCTGATCAACCCAACCAGTTTACGCGATTAATGCAGGTATTGTCCGTACATTCCTTGCAAATTCTGGATGTGGGGCAGGCCGTTATTCACAATCAGCTCACCTTAGGTATTGTAGTCGCGTCAAACGACCAGACTGCAACAGCTCTGGCAATGAAAGAGATTTTGATTTTAGCACATGATATTGGTTTAACTGTGCGCTTTAAACCAATCTCAAGCACAGAATACGAACAATGGGTGAATGAAGGTGGCCGAACCCGTTATATTGTCACGGCTTTAGCACCTGAACTGTCAGCTTCGCATTTACAAGCTGTTACGAATATTGTCTCAGGGCAAGGCTTTAATATCGAAACAGTCACCCGTCTATCGGGACGGCCTCATCTGAATCATGAACAGGTAGAACCTAAGCGTAGTTGCATACAGTTTGGCTTGAGCGGACAAATGCTTGATGCCGCAGCTATGCGAGCTGCCTGTCTGAGGCTCTCAACTGAGCTTAATGTTGATGTTGCTGTACAAGAAGATAATGCTTATCGGCGTAACCGACGCCTGGTCTGTTTTGATATGGATTCCACCCTGATTGAACAGGAAGTCATTGATGAATTGGCAATAGAAGCTGGTGTTGGTGCACAGGTTGCTGAAATTACCGAGCGTGCCATGCAGGGTGAACTCGATTTCCAGCAGAGTTTCCGTGCACGGGTTGCTCTGCTTAAAGGGCTAGATGCCGAAGTTCTACCAAAAATTGCTGAGCGACTGACAGTGACAGAGGGTGCAGAACGTCTGATTTCAACGTTAAAAGCTTTGGGTTATAAAACTGCTATTCTTTCGGGTGGTTTTCAGTATTTCGCAGAATATTTACAGGCCAAACTCGGGATTGACGAAGTACATGCCAATATACTTGATGTAGAAAATGGCCGTGTCACTGGTGAAGTGAAAGGACATATAGTCGACGGTGCCCGCAAAGCCTTCTTACTGCGTGAACTGGCAGAAAAAATGGGTATTTCCCTGGAACAGGCAATTGCTGTTGGAGATGGTGCTAATGACTTGCCTATGCTTTCAATCGCGGGCTTAGGGGTGGCTTTTCGTGCCAAACCTCTAGTACGGCAAAATGCTAATCAGGCAATTTCGAGTGTAGGCCTAGATGGTGTTCTTTATTTACTGGGTGTACACGATAAGGACTTGAATCGTGCCTGA
- the ribBA gene encoding bifunctional 3,4-dihydroxy-2-butanone-4-phosphate synthase/GTP cyclohydrolase II, translated as MPLNTVEELVADIRAGKMVILMDDEDRENEGDLVMAATHVRPEDINFMITHARGLVCLTLSRERCKQLDLPLMVDSNGAQHGTNFTLSIEAAEGITTGISAAERAHTIRTAVAAHAKPSDIVQPGHIFPLMAQPGGVLHRAGHTEAGCDLSRLAGLEPASVICEIIKEDGTMARRPDLEIFAEKHGLKIGTIADLIHYRMTNEQTIERIDQQSIDTEYGTFDLYRYREIGNPDIHLALVKGEPKEGVTTVRVHGFNPARDLLKLNKQEGEPAWNLDRALKTIADSERGVLVWIGQRHLQDLGPALESLNKPKPIKSNAALSQQYQTIGVGAQILRDLGVEKMQLLSSPLRFNALSGFNLEVVEYITADQTLVK; from the coding sequence ATGCCGCTCAATACTGTAGAAGAGCTCGTTGCAGATATCCGTGCAGGAAAAATGGTCATCCTGATGGATGATGAAGATCGTGAAAATGAAGGCGATTTAGTGATGGCCGCCACGCACGTACGCCCTGAAGATATTAATTTTATGATTACGCATGCGCGTGGTCTGGTTTGTCTGACTTTAAGCCGCGAACGCTGCAAGCAGTTAGATCTGCCACTGATGGTGGATTCTAACGGTGCCCAGCACGGAACAAACTTTACGCTGTCCATTGAAGCGGCAGAGGGTATCACAACCGGTATTTCAGCAGCTGAACGAGCTCATACGATTCGTACTGCCGTAGCTGCCCATGCCAAACCAAGTGATATTGTCCAGCCAGGGCATATTTTTCCATTAATGGCTCAACCGGGAGGTGTTTTGCACCGCGCCGGACACACAGAAGCAGGCTGTGACCTGTCAAGACTGGCAGGACTGGAACCAGCTTCAGTCATTTGTGAAATTATTAAAGAAGACGGTACAATGGCACGCCGTCCGGATCTGGAAATTTTTGCTGAAAAACATGGGCTGAAAATCGGTACAATTGCAGACCTGATTCATTACCGCATGACCAATGAACAGACTATCGAACGTATTGACCAGCAAAGTATCGACACTGAATATGGAACTTTTGACCTGTATCGTTATCGTGAAATCGGTAACCCGGATATTCATCTGGCGCTAGTAAAAGGTGAGCCTAAAGAAGGGGTCACTACGGTTCGTGTGCATGGTTTTAATCCAGCTCGTGATCTGCTGAAACTTAACAAGCAGGAAGGCGAGCCGGCCTGGAATCTGGACCGTGCCTTAAAAACCATTGCTGATAGCGAACGTGGTGTACTGGTCTGGATCGGACAGCGTCACTTGCAGGACTTGGGCCCTGCGCTTGAAAGCCTGAACAAGCCTAAACCGATAAAATCGAACGCAGCGTTATCGCAGCAGTATCAGACTATTGGGGTAGGGGCACAAATTTTACGGGATCTGGGGGTAGAGAAAATGCAGCTACTTAGCTCGCCATTACGCTTTAATGCCCTGTCCGGCTTTAATCTGGAAGTGGTGGAATATATCACCGCAGATCAAACTTTAGTTAAATAA
- the ribH gene encoding 6,7-dimethyl-8-ribityllumazine synthase, with the protein MAIRRIEGLLHLASEGRYAILVGRFNSFVVEHLLEGAIDTLKRHGVSEENITVVHAPGAWELPVVAKKLAATNKFDAIIALGAVIRGSTPHFDFVAGECAKGLGVVGLDTGLPVINGVLTTDSIEQAIERSGTKAGNKGSEAALTAIEMVNLLKAI; encoded by the coding sequence ATGGCGATTCGCCGTATTGAAGGTTTATTACATCTCGCGAGCGAAGGCCGTTACGCGATTCTGGTCGGCCGTTTTAACAGCTTTGTTGTAGAACATCTGTTAGAAGGTGCGATTGATACACTGAAACGTCATGGTGTATCTGAAGAGAATATTACTGTTGTTCACGCACCGGGTGCTTGGGAACTGCCAGTAGTTGCAAAAAAACTAGCTGCAACAAACAAATTTGATGCGATTATTGCGCTAGGCGCAGTGATTCGCGGCAGTACACCACATTTTGACTTTGTAGCCGGTGAATGTGCCAAGGGCTTGGGCGTAGTTGGACTAGATACTGGCTTGCCAGTGATCAACGGTGTATTAACTACGGACAGTATTGAACAGGCGATTGAACGCTCTGGTACAAAAGCAGGTAATAAAGGTAGCGAAGCTGCCCTGACTGCTATTGAAATGGTTAACTTGTTAAAGGCAATCTAA
- the nusB gene encoding transcription antitermination factor NusB has translation MSQTLQATYAAKRKARRFAVQGIYEWQMSHNPVHEIEARTRAENAMHKVDLGYYHELLTQVVAQHEALDTLLVPVLDRELGALDGVELATLRLGAYELRDHLEIPYRVVLDEAIELAKHFGGADSHKYINGVLDRLAQSLRAAEKQQTE, from the coding sequence ATGTCGCAAACTCTTCAAGCAACTTATGCAGCAAAACGCAAAGCACGCCGTTTTGCTGTACAAGGTATATATGAATGGCAAATGAGCCATAATCCAGTGCATGAAATTGAAGCTCGTACCCGTGCTGAAAATGCCATGCATAAGGTCGACCTTGGCTATTATCATGAGCTGCTTACGCAAGTTGTTGCCCAGCATGAAGCACTCGATACCTTATTGGTTCCGGTACTTGACCGTGAGCTTGGTGCACTTGATGGTGTAGAACTGGCTACGTTACGTCTGGGCGCTTACGAGCTACGGGATCATCTTGAAATTCCTTACCGGGTCGTACTGGATGAAGCGATCGAACTAGCCAAGCATTTTGGTGGTGCAGATAGTCATAAATACATTAATGGTGTACTTGACCGTCTGGCACAAAGTCTGCGTGCGGCAGAAAAACAGCAAACTGAATAA
- the thiL gene encoding thiamine-phosphate kinase, translating to MAEFSLIQTYFNRDHHSQVDLGIGDDSALVSPPPGQQLVICADTLVAGRHFPLSTSAHAIGWKSVAVNLSDIAAMGAKPHSILLALTLPQVDHKWLQAFSQGLFDCCQQFGVSLIGGDTTQGPHLTISITALGWVEAGQAITRSGAQAGDYICVSGQVGDAAYGLQHPGHPLQKRLDYPTPRCELGQQLKGMASAMIDISDGLAQDLGHILQASHVGAQIELECLPLDPVLQQLSLNEKFQYALAGGDDYELCFTLSPTAYEKLLQQQSHVKISKIGHITERLGLTFEKDGIDHPFQFHGYQHFA from the coding sequence ATGGCCGAGTTTTCCTTAATTCAGACCTACTTTAACCGTGATCATCATAGTCAGGTTGATTTAGGTATTGGAGATGACTCGGCTCTGGTCTCCCCTCCTCCTGGCCAGCAACTGGTCATTTGTGCTGATACACTCGTGGCCGGCCGTCATTTCCCGCTCTCGACCTCTGCCCATGCCATTGGCTGGAAAAGTGTCGCGGTAAATCTTTCTGATATTGCTGCCATGGGTGCCAAACCACACAGTATTTTACTGGCATTAACTTTGCCACAGGTAGATCACAAGTGGTTGCAGGCCTTTAGCCAAGGCCTATTTGACTGCTGCCAGCAGTTTGGTGTCAGCCTGATTGGTGGTGATACCACTCAGGGTCCACATCTAACTATCAGTATTACTGCATTGGGCTGGGTTGAAGCCGGACAGGCCATTACACGTAGCGGAGCCCAGGCAGGTGATTATATCTGTGTAAGTGGGCAGGTTGGAGATGCAGCTTATGGTCTGCAACATCCCGGACATCCTCTGCAAAAACGGCTAGATTATCCAACACCACGCTGTGAACTTGGCCAGCAGCTTAAAGGCATGGCCTCAGCCATGATCGATATTTCAGACGGACTGGCACAGGATTTAGGTCATATTTTACAGGCATCGCATGTAGGCGCACAGATCGAACTCGAGTGTCTGCCACTTGATCCTGTACTACAGCAGCTCTCTTTAAATGAAAAGTTCCAGTATGCCTTAGCTGGTGGCGATGACTATGAGCTTTGCTTTACGCTGAGTCCGACAGCTTATGAAAAACTTTTACAACAACAAAGTCATGTAAAAATTAGCAAAATCGGGCATATTACTGAGCGGCTCGGCTTAACTTTTGAAAAAGATGGCATAGACCATCCGTTTCAGTTTCACGGATATCAACATTTTGCATAA
- a CDS encoding phosphatidylglycerophosphatase A family protein translates to MTWTQRCIVFCGVGFGSGLAPKAPGTFGSAFALLFIPAWLALGFFNSVLIIVLMSLLGIYLCGRTAELMGVHDDGRIVWDEFAGQSISFLPLVYLGQMNWLWVLIGFALFRLFDVWKPWPIRVVDRRVHGGFGIMLDDIIAGIWAALCILIYLYFSRI, encoded by the coding sequence ATGACCTGGACACAGCGCTGTATTGTATTTTGTGGCGTAGGTTTCGGTTCAGGTCTAGCACCTAAGGCTCCGGGTACGTTTGGTTCTGCTTTTGCCTTGCTGTTTATACCCGCTTGGCTGGCACTAGGTTTTTTTAACAGTGTCTTGATCATTGTACTGATGTCACTGCTAGGTATTTATCTGTGCGGGCGTACTGCTGAACTCATGGGTGTACATGACGATGGCCGCATTGTCTGGGATGAATTTGCTGGACAGTCTATTTCATTTTTACCACTGGTGTATCTAGGTCAGATGAATTGGCTGTGGGTTCTTATCGGTTTTGCCCTGTTCCGTTTGTTCGATGTCTGGAAGCCTTGGCCAATCCGGGTAGTTGACCGCCGGGTACATGGTGGCTTTGGTATTATGCTTGATGATATTATCGCGGGTATCTGGGCTGCACTCTGTATATTAATTTATTTATATTTTTCCAGGATTTAA